The Bradyrhizobium sp. B097 genome contains the following window.
GGTTATAGGCATTGAGCAGCGCGCGCGCCTTGGTGACGTTGAAGGAATGATCCGGCTCGAAGCACCAGGCGTTGAGGCAGATCGCGACGTCGTAGGCCAGGATGTCGTTGCAGGCGAACGGAAAGTCGATCAGGCCCGAGAGCTTGTCGCCGAGGAAGAAGACGTTGTCGGGAAACAGATCGGCATGGATCACGCCGACCGGAAGGTCCGCCGGCCACGCGGCCTCGAGATGATCGAGCTCGCGCGCGATGAAGTCGTGCAGACCCGGCTGCACGCTGTCGGCCCGCGCGGCGGCAAGATCGAACAGCGGCCGCCAGCCGGAAACCGACAGCGGATTGTTGCGGACCAGCGGAAAGTCGCGACCTGCGAGATGCATTTTCGCCAGCGCCTCGCCGACGCCGGAGCAATGCGCCACGTTCGGCCGCCGCGGCCACACGCCTTCGAGGAAGTTGATGATCGCCGCCGGCCGGCCGGCAAGCCGGCTGTAGACCTCGCCCTTGCGGTTGCGCGCCGGCTGCGGGCACGACACCCCGCGCTCGGCGAGATGCGCCATCAGCGACAGGAAATACGGCAGGTCGTCCTCCGCCACGCGCTTCTCATAGAGCGTGAGGATGTAGGCGCCCTGGCTGGTGTGCAGCAGGAAGTTCGAATTCTCGACGCCCTCGGCGATGCCCTTGTAGGAGAGCAATTCGCCGATGTCGTAGCTCTTGAGGAATTCCGCGAGGTCTTCGGCGGCAACGTCGGTGTAAACCGCCATATGGTCTATTCCGCGGCGGCAGCGTCGGGCCGCAGCGAACGCGGCAGCGGGAAGAACTCGTTCTCTTCCGCGGCCGAGACCGTCTCCACGTGAAGCTCGAAGCGCTCGGCGAAGGCGC
Protein-coding sequences here:
- a CDS encoding homoserine kinase produces the protein MAVYTDVAAEDLAEFLKSYDIGELLSYKGIAEGVENSNFLLHTSQGAYILTLYEKRVAEDDLPYFLSLMAHLAERGVSCPQPARNRKGEVYSRLAGRPAAIINFLEGVWPRRPNVAHCSGVGEALAKMHLAGRDFPLVRNNPLSVSGWRPLFDLAAARADSVQPGLHDFIARELDHLEAAWPADLPVGVIHADLFPDNVFFLGDKLSGLIDFPFACNDILAYDVAICLNAWCFEPDHSFNVTKARALLNAYNRERQLSAAEEAALPLLARGAALRFLLTRLVDFLNVPAGALVQPKDPLEYVRKLRFHQNVAAINDYGITPVGCVA